DNA from Kitasatospora herbaricolor:
TGGGTCAGGAGGCGAGCCAGGCGGGCTCGGAGCTGCGCTCGCGGCTGCGATGGCAGGCGTACGCGAGGGTGCCGAGCAGCAGGCGGGCCTCCGGCGGACAGCCCGCGTTGTCCCGGGTGGGGCGGCGCAGCCAGCGGACCGGGCCGAAGCCGTCGAGGACGGTCGGCGGAGCGGCGACGTGACTGCCCTCGCCGTGGCAGGTCAGGTCGAGCGCGGCGTCGTCCCAGCCCATCCGGTAGAGCAGTTCGGGGAGCCGACGGGCGGCACCGGCCGCGACCAGGAACTGCAGGCGGCCGGTCGGCGGGGCCAGGACCGGGCCGACCTGGGTGCCCATCCGCTCCAGCCGGACCAAGGCCTGCAGGCCGGCCTGCTCGGGCACGTCCAGTACGTCGAAGGCCCGCCCGGTGCGGAGCAGGACGGCGCTCGCGGGGCGTCCGTCGGCGGGCGGCCCGTCCGGGCGCGGCCCGCCCGGGCCGGCGAGGGCGTCGACGGCGACCGCCCAGCCCCAGCGACCGGTGTACTCCGCCGCCGCCCGGAACGCCGCCGCCTGGAACGCGGTGGCGCGGGTGCGGCGCCGGGTGCCGCGTGGTGCGAGCCGCAGGTGTCCCAGTCGAAGATCGCCGAACAGGTTGTCCATGCCTCCCCCAACAGGTTCTCGTTGTCGGTGGTTACGGGATCGTGACGTCGTGTGGATCGTCCGATGTGGTGCGCGTGGTGCGGGGACGGCGCGCGGCTTTCGGCGTGCGCCCGTTCGTGCGGCGCGATCCCCGGGTCGCCTTGCGGCGGCCGGTGCGGATGCCGGATCGTCGGGGGCGAGCGTGCCCCCGGTGCGACCGGGGTGGCAAACTCGCCTGGGGCTGCTGGTGATTGCCGTGCGCATCGGGATATCACGGGTGACTTGGCGGTCCGCATATGCCGGGCGGGCCGGAGTACCAGTGAAGCGTGTGCGGACTGCGCACAGTTCACTCGTGGGGGTGGCG
Protein-coding regions in this window:
- a CDS encoding bifunctional DNA primase/polymerase, with translation MDNLFGDLRLGHLRLAPRGTRRRTRATAFQAAAFRAAAEYTGRWGWAVAVDALAGPGGPRPDGPPADGRPASAVLLRTGRAFDVLDVPEQAGLQALVRLERMGTQVGPVLAPPTGRLQFLVAAGAARRLPELLYRMGWDDAALDLTCHGEGSHVAAPPTVLDGFGPVRWLRRPTRDNAGCPPEARLLLGTLAYACHRSRERSSEPAWLAS